The following proteins are co-located in the Aggregicoccus sp. 17bor-14 genome:
- a CDS encoding SdpI family protein: protein MSARGGGGWDRAALGVWTASFALLLALWGRLPERVPVHFRLDGTPDRLGARAELLVVPAVALLCWVLVRFAARGRLGLGRANVGPALGFTVMVALAAVQVLTLRAALGDGRVPPGWTSTLVGLLLVAFGQLLPRTRRNAWVGLRLPWTLASDAAWARTHRCASWSFTLGGLGAVVLGPLWSAGAAAALALALLVPVAVSLRATADARP from the coding sequence GTGAGCGCGCGCGGCGGGGGCGGGTGGGACCGCGCGGCGCTGGGCGTGTGGACGGCGTCCTTCGCGCTGCTGCTCGCGCTGTGGGGCCGGCTGCCCGAGCGGGTGCCGGTGCACTTCCGGCTCGACGGGACGCCGGACCGGCTGGGCGCGCGCGCCGAGCTGCTCGTCGTGCCTGCGGTGGCGCTCCTCTGCTGGGTGCTGGTGCGCTTCGCGGCGCGCGGGCGGCTGGGTTTGGGGCGCGCAAACGTGGGCCCGGCGCTCGGCTTCACGGTCATGGTGGCGCTCGCCGCCGTGCAGGTGCTCACCCTGCGCGCGGCGCTCGGCGACGGGCGCGTGCCGCCCGGCTGGACGTCGACGCTCGTCGGACTGCTGCTGGTGGCGTTCGGCCAGCTGCTGCCGCGCACCCGGCGCAACGCGTGGGTGGGGCTGCGGCTGCCCTGGACGCTCGCCTCCGATGCGGCGTGGGCGCGCACCCACCGCTGCGCATCGTGGTCGTTCACGCTCGGAGGCCTGGGCGCGGTGGTGCTCGGGCCGCTGTGGAGCGCGGGGGCCGCCGCCGCGCTCGCGCTCGCGCTCCTCGTGCCCGTGGCGGTGTCGCTCCGGGCGACCGCGGATGCGCGGCCCTGA
- a CDS encoding CPBP family intramembrane glutamic endopeptidase, translating to MTTTPPATPPLAELERPGRGLGTFLAVSFGLAWAAAALLWVRGVRLDTTAGRLALGATMFTPALGALAVLGHLRPFRALARASGLGFGGARGARYAALAWLVTPVLVFASIALAVVLGRFPLDWPGVSAFRAMLEAAPGGKVALARMSPATLVALQVAVGVVAGPVLNAVVALGEEWGWRGYLLPRLLPWGTWRALLAHGALWGLWHAPVVLQGYNYPQHPVAGVGFMVVSCVLLGVLFGWLRLASGSVWPCVIAHGSLNALAPAVMLLPRAGAAWDTAEVGVLGWPGWLLMAAGVCALVLTRRLPSPFARPTQSRAHPVV from the coding sequence GTGACGACGACTCCCCCTGCGACTCCCCCCCTCGCCGAGCTCGAGCGCCCCGGGCGCGGCCTGGGTACCTTCCTCGCGGTGAGCTTCGGGCTCGCCTGGGCCGCGGCCGCGCTGCTGTGGGTGCGGGGCGTGCGCCTGGACACCACGGCGGGGCGCCTCGCGCTGGGCGCGACCATGTTCACCCCTGCGCTGGGCGCGCTCGCGGTGCTCGGGCACCTGCGCCCCTTCCGGGCGCTCGCGCGCGCGAGCGGACTCGGCTTCGGAGGCGCTCGCGGCGCGCGCTACGCCGCGCTCGCGTGGCTCGTGACGCCGGTGCTGGTGTTCGCCTCCATCGCGCTCGCGGTGGTGCTGGGGCGCTTCCCGCTCGACTGGCCGGGCGTGAGCGCCTTCCGCGCGATGCTGGAGGCGGCGCCCGGCGGGAAGGTGGCGCTCGCCCGGATGTCGCCCGCGACGCTGGTGGCGCTGCAGGTGGCGGTGGGCGTGGTGGCGGGGCCGGTGCTCAACGCGGTCGTGGCCCTCGGTGAGGAGTGGGGCTGGCGCGGCTACCTGCTGCCCCGCCTGCTGCCGTGGGGGACGTGGCGCGCGCTGCTCGCGCACGGCGCGCTCTGGGGGCTGTGGCACGCGCCGGTGGTGCTGCAGGGCTACAACTACCCGCAGCACCCGGTCGCGGGCGTGGGCTTCATGGTGGTGAGCTGCGTGCTGCTGGGCGTGCTCTTTGGCTGGCTGCGGCTGGCGAGCGGCAGTGTGTGGCCGTGCGTCATCGCCCACGGCTCGCTCAACGCGCTCGCGCCGGCGGTGATGCTGCTGCCGCGCGCGGGCGCGGCGTGGGACACCGCCGAGGTGGGCGTGCTCGGCTGGCCCGGCTGGCTGCTGATGGCCGCGGGCGTGTGCGCGCTGGTGCTCACGCGCCGGCTGCCCTCGCCCTTCGCGCGCCCCACGCAATCGCGCGCACACCCGGTGGTATAG
- a CDS encoding PH domain-containing protein, with the protein MDAPLTPAPLRQLPVTLRPDPKLLKYYFFTALLAGPAFPVAMLVLYFRYHTLRYDVDAEGLTMRWGILFRREVSLTYARLQDIHLTSNVVERYLGLAKVQLQTASSSAQAEMNIEGLTFFEPMRDFLYARMRGAREEHGPHAPPGAPALPAAVQEAPLAQVLREVAAEVRSLRAELAEVRRRGDA; encoded by the coding sequence ATGGACGCTCCGCTCACCCCGGCGCCGCTGCGCCAGCTCCCCGTCACGCTGCGGCCGGACCCGAAGCTGCTCAAGTACTACTTCTTCACCGCGCTGCTCGCCGGCCCCGCCTTCCCGGTGGCGATGCTGGTGCTCTACTTCCGCTACCACACGCTGCGCTACGACGTGGACGCGGAGGGCCTCACCATGCGCTGGGGCATCCTCTTCCGGCGCGAGGTGTCGCTCACCTACGCGCGCCTGCAGGACATCCACCTCACCAGCAACGTGGTCGAGCGCTACCTGGGGCTCGCCAAGGTGCAGCTGCAGACGGCCTCCAGCAGCGCGCAGGCGGAGATGAACATCGAGGGGCTCACCTTCTTCGAGCCGATGCGCGACTTCCTCTACGCCCGCATGCGCGGGGCGCGCGAGGAGCACGGGCCGCACGCTCCTCCCGGTGCACCCGCGCTGCCCGCCGCGGTGCAGGAGGCACCGCTCGCGCAGGTGCTGCGCGAGGTGGCCGCCGAGGTGCGCAGCTTGCGCGCCGAGCTCGCAGAGGTCCGGAGGCGCGGCGATGCTTGA
- a CDS encoding PH domain-containing protein: MLESLVLRVLRVPPEPSPPAGEAGSLRVFRASPRYLRYRQAGWVLKQLGALVALLFGLFFLEMLAPGLRRQVVPGSMQRAAEVVTWSVEGLVWAFYVVQLPFSYAVMQLDYRLRWYMVTDRSLRVREGILSLREKTMTFANVQQLSVQQGPLQRLLGIADVHLQSAGGGGAGQSANKGEAGLGESPHEARFRGVDNAAQLRDLVRERVRRYRDAGLGDHGDPAPVALHLAASQEPALAAARELLTEVQGLRAALAPSRT, translated from the coding sequence ATGCTTGAGTCCCTCGTGCTGCGCGTGCTGCGTGTGCCGCCGGAGCCCTCGCCTCCCGCGGGTGAGGCAGGCAGCCTGCGCGTCTTTCGCGCCTCTCCGCGCTACCTGCGCTACCGCCAGGCGGGCTGGGTGCTCAAGCAGCTGGGCGCGCTCGTGGCGCTGCTCTTCGGTCTCTTCTTCCTCGAGATGCTCGCGCCCGGGCTGAGGAGACAGGTCGTGCCGGGCTCGATGCAGCGCGCCGCGGAGGTCGTCACCTGGAGCGTGGAGGGGCTCGTCTGGGCCTTCTACGTGGTGCAGCTGCCCTTCAGCTACGCGGTGATGCAACTGGACTACCGCTTGCGCTGGTACATGGTCACCGACCGCAGCCTGCGCGTGCGCGAGGGCATCCTGTCCCTGCGCGAGAAGACGATGACCTTCGCCAACGTGCAGCAGCTCTCCGTGCAGCAGGGGCCGCTGCAGCGGCTGCTGGGCATCGCGGACGTGCACCTGCAGTCGGCGGGCGGCGGCGGCGCGGGGCAGTCTGCGAACAAGGGCGAGGCGGGGCTCGGCGAGAGCCCGCACGAGGCGCGCTTTCGCGGCGTGGACAACGCCGCCCAGCTGCGCGACCTCGTGCGCGAGCGCGTGCGGCGCTACCGCGACGCGGGGCTCGGAGACCACGGGGACCCGGCGCCGGTGGCCCTGCACCTGGCCGCGTCCCAGGAGCCTGCGCTCGCGGCGGCCCGCGAGCTGCTCACGGAGGTGCAGGGACTGCGCGCGGCGCTGGCTCCGTCGCGCACCTAG
- a CDS encoding CsbD family protein, translated as MGEWTDKAKGKVKETVGTATGDRSLEAEGKTDTAKGNIKGAFEDAKHAVKDALDGDKNPDRR; from the coding sequence ATGGGTGAGTGGACCGACAAGGCCAAGGGCAAGGTGAAGGAGACGGTGGGCACCGCGACGGGCGACCGCTCGCTCGAGGCCGAGGGCAAGACGGACACGGCCAAGGGCAACATCAAGGGCGCCTTCGAGGATGCGAAGCACGCCGTGAAGGACGCGCTCGACGGCGACAAGAACCCCGACCGCCGCTAG
- a CDS encoding ABC transporter ATP-binding protein: MSPPPLPKTPPLTLRQRLASAGSLVRQLPGTFRLFWAASPRGAVVLGLLTLVAAVLPAAIAYVGKLIVDGVVQAARTGDPALQAGVARLVGLEFALMAVSAAVERGLSLTRELLRANLGNLINLRILEKAMALELRHFEDSDLYDKMQNARREASSRPLSLVLDAFSILRNLITLSTYAALLVSLSPWSVGVLVLASIPAFIAEARLAAAGFRLNTWRAPEGRKLNYLEWILTRDSHVKEVKLFGLGPLILGRYKELFQKFYAEDRRLALRRMVWGLVLGMLSLAAFYGCYWMVAGRAASGRISVGDMVLYLSVFRQGQAAFQGILGSVGTMYESALFMTNLFAYLDVPTGAEAPRVLPARTAPRGRGNALELRHVSFRYPGRDAWALKDVSLTLRPGEKLGLVGENGAGKSTLVKLLLRLYEPTEGEILYGGVNLKDMDPEELRSRFGAVFQDFVRYQFSAAENIGLGHVPALEDRQRVRQAAEEGGASAVVEALPQGYDTMLGGWFEKGQELSAGQWQKLGVARAFMRDAEVLILDEPTASIDAEAEHALFERFQRLAADRIAIVISHRFSTVRMADRIAVLHDGRLLELGSHEELMRQDGRYAHLFRLQARGYLD, translated from the coding sequence GTGTCCCCACCGCCCCTCCCCAAGACGCCGCCCCTCACCCTGCGCCAGCGCCTCGCGAGCGCGGGCAGCCTGGTGCGCCAGCTGCCCGGCACCTTCCGCCTCTTCTGGGCCGCCTCGCCGCGCGGCGCGGTGGTGCTCGGGCTGCTCACGCTGGTGGCGGCGGTGCTGCCGGCGGCCATCGCATACGTGGGCAAGCTCATCGTGGACGGGGTGGTGCAGGCGGCGCGCACGGGGGACCCGGCGCTGCAGGCGGGCGTGGCGCGCCTGGTGGGGCTGGAGTTCGCGCTGATGGCGGTGTCGGCCGCGGTGGAGCGGGGGCTCTCGCTCACGCGCGAGCTGCTGCGCGCGAACCTGGGCAACCTCATCAACCTGCGCATCCTCGAGAAGGCGATGGCGCTGGAGCTGCGCCACTTCGAGGACTCGGACCTCTACGACAAGATGCAGAACGCGCGGCGCGAGGCGAGCAGCCGGCCGCTCTCGCTGGTGCTGGACGCGTTCAGCATCCTGCGCAACCTCATCACCCTCTCCACCTACGCGGCGCTGCTGGTGTCCCTCAGCCCGTGGAGCGTGGGGGTGCTGGTGCTCGCCTCCATCCCGGCCTTCATCGCCGAGGCGCGGCTCGCGGCCGCCGGCTTCCGGCTCAACACCTGGCGCGCGCCGGAGGGGCGCAAGCTCAACTACCTGGAGTGGATCCTCACGCGCGACAGCCACGTGAAGGAGGTGAAGCTCTTCGGCCTCGGGCCGCTCATCCTCGGCCGCTACAAGGAGCTGTTCCAGAAGTTCTACGCCGAGGACCGCCGGCTCGCGCTGCGGCGCATGGTGTGGGGGCTCGTGCTGGGGATGCTCAGCCTCGCGGCCTTCTACGGCTGCTACTGGATGGTGGCCGGAAGGGCCGCGAGCGGGCGCATCAGCGTGGGCGACATGGTGCTCTACCTCTCCGTGTTCCGGCAGGGGCAGGCGGCCTTCCAGGGCATCCTCGGCAGCGTGGGCACCATGTACGAGAGCGCCCTCTTCATGACCAACCTCTTCGCCTACCTGGACGTGCCCACGGGCGCGGAGGCGCCGCGGGTGCTGCCGGCGCGCACGGCGCCGCGCGGGCGGGGCAACGCGCTCGAGCTGCGCCACGTGTCCTTCCGCTACCCGGGGCGCGACGCGTGGGCGCTGAAGGACGTGTCCCTCACCCTGCGGCCCGGCGAGAAGCTGGGGCTGGTGGGGGAGAACGGCGCGGGCAAGAGCACGCTGGTGAAGCTGCTGCTGCGCCTCTACGAGCCGACGGAGGGGGAGATCCTCTACGGCGGCGTGAACCTGAAGGACATGGACCCCGAGGAGCTGCGCAGCCGCTTCGGCGCCGTGTTCCAGGACTTCGTGCGCTACCAGTTCAGCGCGGCGGAGAACATCGGGCTCGGCCACGTGCCGGCGCTGGAGGACCGGCAGCGCGTGCGCCAGGCCGCGGAGGAGGGCGGGGCGAGCGCGGTGGTGGAGGCGCTGCCGCAGGGTTACGACACCATGCTCGGCGGCTGGTTCGAGAAGGGCCAGGAGCTCAGCGCGGGGCAGTGGCAGAAGCTCGGCGTCGCGCGCGCCTTCATGCGGGATGCGGAGGTGCTCATCCTGGACGAGCCCACCGCGAGCATCGACGCGGAGGCCGAGCACGCCCTCTTCGAGCGCTTCCAGCGCCTCGCGGCCGACCGCATCGCCATCGTCATCAGCCACCGCTTCAGCACCGTGCGCATGGCGGACCGCATCGCGGTGCTGCACGACGGGCGCCTGCTGGAGCTCGGCAGCCACGAGGAGCTGATGCGCCAGGACGGGCGCTACGCGCACCTCTTCCGCCTGCAGGCGCGCGGCTACCTGGACTGA
- a CDS encoding TMEM175 family protein: MGKGRLEAFSDGVLAIIITIMVLELKVPHGDHLEDLRPLFPVLLSYVLSFIYVGIYWSNHHHMLHVTQRVSGGVLWANLHLLFWLSLVPATTAWMGETHFALWPVVVYGVMLLACSLAWPILQHQIVVVNGRDSILSTALGRDLKGKVSIAGYVLGIALAFVRPWLAGSMYLAVALLWLVPDRRIEARIR, translated from the coding sequence ATGGGCAAGGGACGGCTCGAGGCGTTCAGCGACGGGGTGCTCGCCATCATCATCACCATCATGGTGCTGGAGCTGAAGGTGCCGCACGGGGACCATCTCGAGGACCTGCGACCGCTCTTCCCGGTGCTGCTCAGCTACGTGCTCAGCTTCATCTATGTGGGCATCTACTGGAGCAACCACCACCACATGCTGCACGTCACGCAGCGGGTGAGCGGCGGGGTGCTCTGGGCGAACCTGCACCTGCTCTTCTGGCTCTCGCTCGTCCCGGCGACCACGGCGTGGATGGGCGAGACCCACTTCGCGCTCTGGCCGGTGGTGGTGTACGGCGTGATGCTGCTCGCGTGCTCGCTCGCCTGGCCCATCCTGCAGCACCAGATCGTGGTGGTGAACGGCCGGGACTCCATCCTGAGCACCGCGCTGGGCCGCGACCTCAAGGGCAAGGTGTCCATCGCCGGCTACGTGCTGGGCATCGCGCTCGCCTTCGTGCGCCCCTGGCTCGCGGGGTCGATGTACCTCGCGGTGGCGCTGCTGTGGCTGGTGCCGGACCGGCGCATCGAGGCGCGGATACGCTGA
- a CDS encoding penicillin-binding transpeptidase domain-containing protein: MTPCPLPSVRLLFPLLLAAGLAHAAPPAPSTASDIPGNPRVEVDAGGAALFRDAGVQGAFVLLDVQRNVLTVVNPGEAARAHLPCSTFKIPNTLVGLETGVIPGLDFALKWDGTKRSVPQWNRDHTLPTAMRDSVVWFYQEVARRVGLERMREKVQALGYGNAQVGEHVDTFWLEGPLLITPREQVAFLRRLQAGTLPVKPANAALVRQLIVLEQRPGFSLRGKTGLGREQGRAVGWLVGEVEQDGAQYVFATLTLDAKGNTDRLAPLRRPLTEKLLARYGALKR, from the coding sequence ATGACGCCCTGCCCCCTGCCCTCCGTCCGCCTCCTCTTCCCGCTGCTGCTCGCCGCGGGGCTCGCGCACGCCGCGCCGCCCGCGCCCTCGACCGCTTCCGACATCCCGGGTAACCCACGCGTCGAGGTGGACGCAGGAGGCGCGGCCCTCTTCCGCGACGCCGGCGTGCAGGGCGCCTTCGTACTGCTGGACGTGCAGCGCAACGTGCTCACGGTGGTGAACCCCGGGGAGGCGGCACGCGCGCACCTGCCCTGCAGCACCTTCAAGATTCCCAACACGCTCGTCGGGCTGGAGACGGGCGTCATCCCGGGCCTGGACTTCGCGCTGAAGTGGGACGGCACGAAGCGCTCCGTCCCGCAGTGGAACCGCGACCACACGCTGCCCACGGCGATGCGCGACTCGGTGGTGTGGTTCTACCAGGAGGTGGCGCGGCGGGTGGGGCTCGAGCGCATGCGCGAGAAGGTGCAGGCGCTGGGCTACGGCAACGCGCAGGTGGGCGAGCATGTGGACACCTTCTGGCTCGAGGGGCCCCTGCTCATCACCCCGCGCGAGCAGGTGGCCTTCCTGCGCCGCCTGCAGGCAGGCACGCTGCCGGTGAAGCCCGCGAACGCGGCGCTGGTGCGCCAGCTCATCGTGCTCGAGCAGCGCCCCGGCTTCTCGCTGCGGGGCAAGACGGGCCTGGGCCGAGAGCAAGGCCGCGCCGTGGGCTGGCTCGTCGGCGAGGTGGAGCAGGACGGGGCGCAGTACGTGTTCGCCACCCTCACGCTGGACGCGAAGGGGAACACGGATCGGCTCGCGCCCCTGCGCCGTCCGCTCACGGAGAAGCTGCTCGCCCGCTACGGCGCGCTGAAGCGCTAG
- a CDS encoding energy transducer TonB — MHEPQRRLVVGCTLTEVGRAEDCAVLRSSGDPARDAQVADRLTRDAHEPVVVDGKPVRVAYTFNIVLEDPPDAGVLAPIPADGGAP, encoded by the coding sequence ATGCATGAGCCGCAGCGCAGGCTGGTGGTCGGTTGCACCCTCACCGAGGTCGGACGTGCCGAGGACTGCGCCGTACTCCGGTCCTCGGGTGACCCGGCACGTGATGCGCAGGTGGCGGATCGGCTCACCCGCGACGCGCACGAGCCTGTCGTCGTCGACGGGAAGCCTGTACGGGTCGCCTACACTTTCAACATCGTCCTCGAGGACCCGCCCGATGCAGGGGTATTGGCGCCGATTCCGGCCGATGGTGGCGCACCCTGA
- a CDS encoding AbrB/MazE/SpoVT family DNA-binding domain-containing protein: protein MLKKKLTPIGNSLGLVLDKPLLELLGIDRETELELLTDGECLVIQPVRSGGRRKQVSRAIDSVLTRHASTMRKLAR from the coding sequence ATGCTGAAAAAGAAGCTCACGCCCATCGGGAACAGCCTCGGCCTGGTGCTCGACAAGCCCTTGCTGGAGCTGCTCGGCATCGACCGGGAAACGGAGCTGGAGCTGCTCACCGATGGTGAGTGCCTCGTCATCCAGCCTGTGCGCTCGGGAGGACGCAGGAAGCAGGTTTCGCGTGCCATCGACTCCGTCCTGACCCGCCACGCGAGCACGATGCGAAAACTCGCCAGGTGA
- a CDS encoding ATP-binding protein → MEPSSEPSAASVLVIEDDPGFRYALCEALKRAGLQVMAASHGPEALQLLEAHDVDVVVTDVRLSQGMSGVDVLRRVKASAPDVEVVIMSGYGDFELAVEVLRAGAFDFVRKPFEPLQMQLSIQRAMEHRRFRATTALYASSQAILQAQEPAELPRRIVEFARTALAADEVSLLLPDTEGRLQVAYGPNLPVAIGAAVAAELAQRVAAERRPRIIQGRLPEHPELAGLTEPGRVKSSIVFPLFAGERLVGVLNLGRRSGRSFCALDLERASVLGSQVLLALENARLLRDTVASERLAGMGVLVAGVAHEINNPVAYVLSNLGYAHEELTARADPTLADVSDSLQDARDGALRIRDLVRDLMGLARADTDALALVDLEEAVRSALRVSASALRVCTEVRTQVQPRLYVTGSVGRLSQVFINLLVNAAQAMEPLPPPRRTLTVRGGAQGDEAVVEISDTGPGIPHEHLERIFEPFFTTKAPGRGTGLGLSIARDLVRRQGGSLSVASEPDAGARFIVRLPLADVSRA, encoded by the coding sequence ATGGAACCTTCCTCCGAGCCGTCGGCGGCCAGCGTGCTGGTCATCGAGGACGACCCGGGCTTCCGCTACGCGCTGTGCGAGGCCCTGAAGCGCGCGGGCCTCCAGGTGATGGCCGCGAGCCACGGCCCCGAGGCACTGCAGCTGCTCGAGGCCCACGACGTGGACGTGGTGGTGACGGACGTGCGGCTCTCGCAGGGGATGAGCGGGGTGGACGTGCTGCGCCGGGTGAAGGCGAGCGCGCCGGACGTGGAGGTGGTGATCATGTCCGGCTACGGCGACTTCGAGCTCGCGGTGGAGGTGCTGCGCGCGGGCGCGTTCGACTTCGTGCGCAAGCCCTTCGAGCCGCTGCAGATGCAGCTGAGCATCCAGCGCGCGATGGAGCACCGGCGCTTTCGCGCCACCACGGCGCTGTACGCGAGCAGCCAGGCCATCCTGCAGGCGCAGGAGCCCGCGGAGCTGCCGCGGCGCATCGTGGAGTTCGCGCGCACGGCGCTCGCGGCGGACGAGGTGTCCCTGCTGCTGCCGGACACGGAGGGGCGGCTGCAGGTGGCGTACGGGCCCAACCTGCCGGTGGCCATCGGCGCGGCGGTCGCCGCGGAGCTGGCGCAGCGGGTGGCGGCCGAGCGCCGGCCGCGCATCATCCAGGGGCGGCTCCCGGAGCACCCGGAGCTCGCCGGCCTCACGGAGCCCGGGCGGGTGAAGTCGAGCATCGTGTTCCCGCTCTTCGCCGGAGAGCGGCTGGTGGGCGTGCTCAACCTGGGCCGCCGCAGCGGACGCTCCTTCTGCGCGCTGGACCTGGAGCGCGCGAGCGTCCTGGGCTCGCAGGTGCTGCTCGCGCTGGAGAACGCGCGCCTGCTGCGCGACACCGTGGCCTCCGAGCGGCTCGCCGGCATGGGCGTGCTGGTGGCCGGCGTGGCGCACGAGATCAACAACCCGGTGGCCTACGTGCTGAGCAACCTCGGCTACGCGCACGAGGAGCTGACGGCACGCGCGGACCCCACGCTCGCGGACGTGAGCGACTCGCTGCAGGACGCGCGCGACGGCGCGCTGCGCATCCGCGACCTGGTGCGCGACCTGATGGGCCTGGCGCGCGCGGACACGGACGCGCTCGCGCTGGTGGACCTGGAGGAGGCGGTGCGCTCGGCGCTGCGCGTGAGCGCGAGCGCGCTGCGCGTGTGCACCGAGGTGCGCACCCAGGTGCAGCCGCGGCTCTACGTGACCGGCAGCGTGGGGCGGCTGAGCCAGGTGTTCATCAACCTGCTGGTGAACGCCGCGCAGGCGATGGAGCCCCTGCCCCCGCCGCGCCGCACCCTCACCGTGCGCGGCGGCGCGCAGGGCGACGAGGCGGTGGTGGAGATCTCGGACACCGGCCCCGGCATCCCGCACGAGCACCTGGAGCGCATCTTCGAGCCCTTCTTCACCACCAAGGCGCCAGGGCGCGGCACGGGGCTGGGGCTCTCCATCGCGCGAGACCTGGTGCGCAGGCAGGGCGGCTCGCTCAGCGTGGCGAGCGAGCCGGACGCCGGCGCGCGCTTCATCGTGCGCCTGCCGCTCGCGGACGTGAGCCGCGCCTGA
- a CDS encoding DNA-3-methyladenine glycosylase I: MPHTAGTPPEASEAAEPRRCPWAGSAPDYRQYHDEEWGRPRLEDTELLERLSLEAFQSGLSWLTILRKREAFRKAFHGFEPERVARFGPRDVERLLGDAGIVRNRQKIEAAVTNARATLALQRGGGSLAQLIWSFAPARRPAPRSPADVPASTPESRALAQTLKREGFCFVGPTTAYALFQAVGVVNDHLADCHVRAACARDQAAARAKLNLKG; the protein is encoded by the coding sequence ATGCCGCACACCGCAGGCACTCCCCCCGAGGCGAGCGAGGCCGCCGAGCCGCGCCGCTGCCCCTGGGCGGGCAGCGCGCCCGACTACCGCCAGTACCACGACGAGGAATGGGGGCGGCCGCGGCTCGAGGACACCGAGCTGCTCGAGCGGCTGAGCCTCGAGGCGTTCCAGTCGGGCCTGAGCTGGCTCACCATCCTGCGCAAGCGCGAGGCCTTCCGGAAGGCCTTCCACGGCTTCGAGCCCGAGCGCGTGGCGCGCTTCGGCCCGCGCGACGTGGAGCGGCTGCTGGGCGATGCGGGCATCGTGCGCAACCGCCAGAAGATCGAGGCCGCCGTGACGAACGCGCGCGCCACGCTCGCGCTGCAGCGCGGGGGCGGCTCGCTCGCGCAGCTCATCTGGTCCTTCGCACCGGCCCGGCGCCCCGCGCCGCGCAGCCCCGCGGACGTGCCCGCCTCGACGCCGGAGTCGCGCGCGCTCGCCCAGACGCTCAAGCGCGAGGGCTTCTGCTTCGTGGGGCCCACCACCGCGTACGCGCTGTTCCAGGCGGTAGGGGTGGTGAACGATCACCTCGCGGACTGTCACGTGCGCGCCGCCTGCGCGCGCGACCAGGCCGCGGCCCGTGCGAAGCTGAACCTCAAGGGTTGA